In Novipirellula galeiformis, one DNA window encodes the following:
- the cysC gene encoding adenylyl-sulfate kinase, which yields MTNPSDIVWHEQTVDRTAREANLGQRGAVIWFTGLSGCGKSTVANELDHQLNQFGRATVLLDGDNIRHGLCAPPGVLREEYSEEFANRFGLGFGAVDREENIRRIGSVAALMASAGLITLTAFVSPYRKDRDRVRKIIETSGAPGDFLEVFVDTPLAVCEARDPKGLYKKARAGEIKNFTGISDPYEAPPNPEVHLKGGDGATPTEQAAGVLAALVERGIIQPRA from the coding sequence ATGACGAATCCCTCTGACATTGTCTGGCACGAGCAAACGGTTGACCGAACGGCACGCGAAGCGAATCTTGGCCAGCGTGGCGCCGTGATCTGGTTCACCGGCTTAAGCGGCTGCGGCAAAAGCACCGTGGCCAATGAGCTTGACCACCAATTGAACCAGTTCGGCCGGGCGACCGTGCTGTTAGATGGCGATAACATTCGCCATGGACTGTGTGCCCCCCCGGGAGTGCTGCGAGAGGAATACAGCGAAGAGTTCGCCAACCGGTTTGGACTCGGCTTTGGCGCAGTCGATCGCGAAGAGAATATCCGCCGAATCGGATCGGTCGCCGCGCTCATGGCCTCTGCTGGGCTGATCACATTGACCGCGTTCGTAAGCCCGTATCGCAAGGATCGCGATCGAGTCAGGAAGATTATCGAAACGAGTGGTGCTCCAGGCGATTTCCTTGAGGTGTTTGTCGACACGCCCCTGGCGGTTTGCGAGGCGCGCGACCCCAAAGGGCTGTACAAAAAGGCTCGGGCTGGCGAAATCAAGAACTTCACCGGAATCAGCGACCCCTATGAAGCCCCCCCGAACCCTGAGGTTCACCTCAAGGGTGGCGACGGAGCGACACCGACCGAGCAAGCCGCCGGCGTGTTAGCAGCGTTAGTCGAACGCGGCATCATCCAGCCCAGGGCGTAA
- the rpsO gene encoding 30S ribosomal protein S15 — MTISKERKSEVIKEHGKTTDDSGSPEVQIAILTERINGLTEHMRTHRNDYASRRGLLGLVSRRRRLLDYVRGEDPQRYLDIIGKLGIRK; from the coding sequence ATGACGATTTCGAAAGAACGTAAGTCCGAAGTCATTAAAGAGCACGGCAAGACCACTGACGATTCGGGCTCGCCGGAAGTGCAAATTGCGATCCTAACCGAACGTATTAATGGTCTAACGGAACACATGCGGACTCATCGCAACGACTACGCTTCACGGCGTGGTTTGCTGGGTCTAGTGAGTCGCCGTCGGCGTTTGCTGGACTACGTGCGAGGCGAGGACCCCCAGCGGTACCTCGATATCATCGGTAAGTTGGGCATCCGTAAATAG
- a CDS encoding polyribonucleotide nucleotidyltransferase — translation MTVNKIRVEKKIGRSVLSFETGQLAKQAAGSVMVQYGETSVLVAAASSDPRPGLDFFPLMCDYRERLAAAGKFPGGFLKREGRPSTKETLSARLMDRPIRPLWPAGYKDEVQVQAFVVASDMQNDGDVLAMNGAAVALHISELPFQGPVASVRVGKVDGKLVAFPTFEDLESSELDMIVSGSRDKVAMIEGFANEMAEDDMMEAIHFAHDVIRDVIDLQDELYKKVNPKKKEYVSPEDDGLFTRLNDAYYDDFRAAQRTPGKQDRADAVRSLRERALSDVIPDPKADGAICPNRFKSVWHDLEEKVVRDLILAGTRPDGRDNNSLRQIYCETDLLPRVHGSALFQRGETQALITITLGTARDEQRVDGLQEEYSKKFMLDYNFPSFSVGECRPIRGPGRREIGHGCLAERSVAPVLPAAEDFPYTIRVISDILESNGSSSMASICGATLGLMAAGVPISNPVAGISIGLVQSSPDNWVLLTDILGTEDHFGDMDFKIAGTQNGITGIQLDLKVTGIGDDVIRATLKQSREARIEILRKMLTTIQRPRRETAQTAPRLLRTKIAPDKIGALIGPGGKNIRGIQESTGCVIEVDDDGTVLVASSNKESAAEAMRQVEACTATVQIGKIYDGVVSSIKDFGAFVEILPGRDGLCHISEISTGYISSIDKVVAVGDAMKVLVIDVDEHDRVKLSRRRALEELGEEDELASAVEGDDDDRGSDDRGSDDRGGSDEDRPRRRRGGSGGSGGGGRGRSGGGGGGRR, via the coding sequence GTGACTGTGAATAAAATTCGAGTTGAGAAGAAGATCGGACGCAGCGTGTTGTCGTTCGAAACCGGCCAGTTGGCGAAGCAGGCCGCCGGTAGTGTGATGGTTCAATACGGCGAGACCTCGGTCTTGGTGGCAGCAGCATCGAGCGACCCCCGTCCGGGCCTCGACTTTTTCCCGTTGATGTGTGATTACCGCGAGCGATTGGCTGCTGCGGGCAAGTTTCCCGGCGGTTTCTTGAAGCGAGAAGGTCGCCCAAGCACCAAGGAAACATTGAGCGCCCGCTTGATGGACCGCCCAATTCGTCCTCTTTGGCCTGCGGGTTACAAAGACGAAGTCCAAGTTCAAGCGTTCGTTGTCGCCAGCGACATGCAGAACGACGGCGACGTATTGGCAATGAACGGAGCCGCGGTCGCGCTTCACATCAGTGAACTGCCATTCCAAGGCCCCGTGGCTTCGGTTCGTGTTGGCAAGGTGGACGGCAAACTTGTCGCGTTCCCAACGTTCGAAGACCTCGAGTCTAGCGAACTAGACATGATCGTCAGCGGTTCACGCGACAAGGTCGCGATGATCGAAGGTTTCGCCAACGAAATGGCGGAAGACGACATGATGGAAGCCATTCATTTTGCCCATGACGTGATTCGCGATGTCATCGACCTGCAAGACGAACTGTACAAGAAGGTTAACCCCAAGAAGAAAGAGTACGTCTCTCCTGAAGATGACGGACTCTTCACGCGTTTAAATGACGCTTACTACGATGATTTCCGCGCGGCTCAACGCACTCCCGGAAAGCAGGATCGCGCCGATGCGGTTCGCAGCCTTCGTGAGCGAGCACTCAGCGACGTGATTCCTGATCCGAAGGCGGATGGAGCCATTTGCCCCAATCGCTTCAAGTCGGTTTGGCACGACTTGGAAGAAAAGGTCGTTCGCGATCTGATTCTTGCCGGCACCCGCCCCGACGGACGCGACAACAACAGCTTGCGTCAAATCTACTGTGAAACCGACCTGCTTCCACGCGTTCACGGATCGGCGTTGTTCCAACGTGGCGAAACCCAAGCGTTGATCACCATCACCCTGGGAACCGCTCGTGACGAGCAACGCGTTGACGGTTTGCAGGAAGAGTACAGCAAAAAGTTCATGCTGGACTACAACTTCCCGTCCTTCTCCGTTGGCGAATGTCGCCCGATTCGTGGCCCAGGCCGTCGCGAAATTGGACACGGTTGCTTGGCCGAGCGTAGCGTTGCACCTGTATTGCCAGCCGCGGAAGACTTCCCCTACACGATTCGTGTCATCAGTGACATTCTAGAATCCAACGGAAGTAGCTCGATGGCGTCGATCTGTGGAGCCACGCTTGGCTTGATGGCGGCGGGCGTTCCGATTAGCAACCCCGTAGCGGGTATCTCAATCGGTTTGGTCCAAAGCTCCCCTGACAACTGGGTTTTGCTAACCGACATCCTGGGCACCGAAGATCATTTCGGCGACATGGATTTCAAGATTGCGGGAACCCAGAACGGGATCACCGGCATCCAGCTTGACTTGAAGGTCACAGGAATCGGCGACGACGTCATCCGTGCCACCTTGAAGCAATCTCGCGAAGCCCGCATCGAGATCCTGCGCAAGATGTTGACCACGATCCAACGCCCTCGACGTGAAACCGCGCAAACGGCACCACGCCTGCTTCGCACCAAGATTGCTCCGGACAAGATCGGTGCTCTGATCGGCCCCGGCGGAAAGAACATCCGCGGCATCCAAGAGTCCACCGGATGTGTTATCGAAGTGGATGACGACGGTACCGTTTTGGTCGCCAGCTCCAACAAGGAATCGGCTGCCGAAGCGATGCGTCAAGTCGAAGCGTGCACCGCAACGGTCCAGATCGGAAAGATCTACGACGGCGTGGTCAGCAGCATCAAGGACTTCGGAGCGTTCGTAGAAATCTTGCCAGGACGAGACGGCCTCTGCCACATCAGCGAGATCAGCACCGGTTACATCAGCAGCATCGACAAAGTCGTTGCGGTGGGCGATGCGATGAAGGTATTGGTTATCGATGTCGACGAGCATGATCGCGTAAAACTGAGCCGACGCCGTGCTCTCGAAGAACTTGGCGAAGAAGATGAACTGGCCTCGGCCGTCGAAGGCGACGACGATGACCGTGGCAGTGACGATCGCGGCAGCGATGATCGTGGCGGCAGCGATGAAGATCGCCCACGCCGTCGTCGTGGTGGAAGCGGCGGAAGCGGTGGTGGTGGCCGCGGACGTAGCGGTGGCGGCGGCGGTGGCCGACGCTAA
- a CDS encoding bifunctional acetate--CoA ligase family protein/GNAT family N-acetyltransferase, which yields MPIRNLSKIFTPTSIAIIGASNRAGSVGQRVLQNLIEGQFQGELYPVNAKHSELAGHRCFPSLSELPLATGAVVDLAVICTPAATVAEVVRQCGEAGILGVVILSAGFREIGLDGERIEAEIRTSAKRFEGMRILGPNSLGLMSPYHGLNASFAADGVTPGRVAFISQSGALCASVLDWAAKEGIGFSHFVSVGNMLDIGVADLIDYFASDRWTDSIILYVESISHARQFMSAARAFTRSKPIIVYKAGRFDASEKAAATHTGAMIGLDNAYEAALTRAGAVRVWELADLFDCAELLAGQEAPAGPRLAIVTNAGGPGVMATDALLQRKGTLAELSDASIQKLDGLLPEAWSHGNPIDVLSDADADRFGEAVAIALADKNVDGVLVILSPQIWTQPLETADAVIKAANRSRKPVLTAWMGGTRVQAGIEHFSQAGVPSYATPEKAVASFMYLVQYARNRSMLYETPRSVPLGFRIDRDRLRTIFRESVTVQNGHRDGNEILSESDSKALLEAYDIPVCPTVVAGTKEAAMEIAQLIGYPVVMKICSPSIVHKSDVGGVALNLIDRDSVARAFDSIVAKAKQKRPDAVIDGVTVQPMTVAPWGRELFVGAKRGPVFGSVLMVGLGGTATELLWDRTFELPPLSERLARRMLESLRAWPLLGAYRGRDPVDLDQLVEVLMRISYLVADAPEILELDINPLLATPTEVVALDARIVLQRAAVLNPPAPYSHLAICPYPTQFTHESQLGDGTPVLMRVIQPEDEPMWCELISGCSMESIQMRFRYMFRNTTHEMASRFCFNDYDREIAIVAEVNENGRKAIAGVGRLVADVDHQEVEFAVLVGDAWQGRGLGSELMDYCLKISEQWRVQKIVAEIAPQNRRMLEMFSHRGFTLNRSIAADVVVATKRL from the coding sequence ATGCCGATTCGCAATCTTTCGAAGATTTTTACGCCCACGAGCATCGCCATTATCGGTGCCAGCAACCGTGCTGGGAGCGTCGGCCAACGAGTGCTACAGAATTTAATCGAGGGGCAATTCCAAGGAGAGCTTTACCCGGTCAATGCGAAGCACAGCGAGCTCGCAGGGCACCGCTGCTTTCCCTCACTGAGCGAACTGCCGTTAGCGACTGGGGCGGTGGTGGATCTCGCCGTGATATGCACCCCGGCGGCGACGGTTGCCGAGGTGGTTCGGCAATGTGGCGAAGCGGGCATTCTCGGGGTGGTGATCCTGTCAGCGGGGTTTCGTGAAATCGGCCTTGATGGCGAACGAATTGAAGCGGAGATTCGCACTTCAGCAAAACGCTTCGAAGGCATGCGCATCCTGGGACCTAATTCGCTTGGATTGATGTCACCCTACCACGGGCTGAATGCCAGCTTTGCTGCCGACGGCGTCACCCCAGGCCGAGTCGCGTTTATTTCTCAGTCGGGTGCGCTCTGTGCATCGGTGCTGGACTGGGCTGCGAAAGAGGGCATCGGATTTTCGCATTTCGTGTCGGTTGGAAACATGCTTGATATCGGCGTGGCCGATCTGATCGATTACTTCGCTTCCGATCGGTGGACCGATTCGATCATCTTGTATGTGGAATCGATCTCGCATGCGCGTCAATTCATGTCGGCCGCGCGAGCGTTCACCCGCAGCAAACCGATCATCGTTTATAAGGCGGGTCGTTTTGACGCATCGGAAAAAGCAGCGGCAACGCACACCGGTGCCATGATCGGATTAGACAATGCCTACGAAGCAGCACTGACGCGTGCCGGAGCGGTGCGGGTATGGGAGCTCGCGGATTTATTTGATTGTGCCGAACTGCTTGCGGGCCAAGAAGCCCCCGCAGGCCCTCGGCTTGCCATCGTCACCAATGCAGGTGGCCCCGGAGTGATGGCAACCGATGCGTTGCTGCAGCGAAAAGGGACGCTTGCGGAACTCTCCGACGCAAGCATCCAGAAACTCGATGGCCTACTACCCGAAGCGTGGTCGCATGGAAATCCTATCGATGTTTTGAGTGACGCCGACGCCGATCGCTTTGGCGAGGCCGTGGCGATTGCGCTGGCCGACAAAAATGTCGACGGGGTGTTGGTGATTTTGTCGCCACAGATCTGGACGCAGCCACTTGAAACCGCGGACGCGGTGATCAAGGCTGCGAATCGATCGCGCAAGCCTGTGCTAACGGCGTGGATGGGAGGCACGCGAGTCCAAGCGGGGATCGAACATTTTAGCCAAGCGGGCGTGCCTTCTTACGCGACGCCGGAAAAAGCGGTCGCGTCGTTCATGTACTTGGTTCAATACGCGCGAAATCGCAGCATGTTGTACGAAACCCCTCGCTCGGTTCCGCTGGGCTTTCGTATCGATCGCGATCGGTTGAGGACGATTTTTCGCGAAAGCGTGACAGTCCAAAACGGCCATCGGGATGGCAATGAAATACTCTCCGAAAGCGACTCAAAAGCCCTGCTGGAGGCCTATGACATTCCCGTTTGCCCCACCGTGGTGGCGGGTACCAAAGAAGCAGCGATGGAGATCGCCCAACTCATCGGCTATCCCGTTGTCATGAAAATCTGTTCGCCCTCGATCGTGCACAAAAGCGATGTTGGGGGCGTGGCCTTGAATTTGATTGATCGCGATTCCGTCGCTCGCGCCTTTGATTCGATCGTAGCAAAAGCAAAACAAAAACGCCCTGACGCGGTGATCGACGGAGTGACGGTCCAACCGATGACCGTCGCCCCCTGGGGACGAGAACTTTTTGTGGGCGCGAAGCGTGGTCCGGTATTTGGCTCGGTATTAATGGTAGGACTCGGAGGCACCGCCACCGAATTGCTATGGGACCGCACCTTTGAGTTGCCGCCACTGAGCGAACGCTTGGCTCGCCGGATGCTAGAGTCCTTGCGTGCTTGGCCATTGCTGGGTGCCTATCGCGGAAGAGATCCGGTCGATCTCGATCAATTGGTCGAAGTGTTAATGCGGATTAGCTATCTGGTGGCTGATGCCCCCGAGATCTTGGAACTCGATATCAATCCACTGCTTGCTACTCCGACCGAGGTGGTCGCCCTCGATGCACGAATTGTCTTGCAACGCGCTGCGGTTCTGAATCCGCCAGCCCCCTATTCGCACCTGGCGATTTGTCCTTACCCGACTCAATTCACGCACGAATCGCAACTCGGTGACGGCACGCCTGTGCTGATGCGAGTGATTCAGCCTGAGGATGAGCCGATGTGGTGTGAATTGATCTCGGGATGCTCGATGGAATCGATTCAAATGCGCTTCCGCTATATGTTCCGAAACACCACTCACGAGATGGCTTCACGATTCTGCTTCAATGACTATGACCGAGAGATTGCGATCGTGGCGGAGGTCAACGAAAATGGACGCAAGGCTATCGCGGGAGTAGGTCGCTTGGTTGCCGACGTCGATCATCAGGAGGTCGAGTTTGCCGTTTTGGTCGGCGACGCTTGGCAAGGCCGCGGGCTCGGTTCCGAACTGATGGATTACTGCTTGAAGATTAGCGAGCAGTGGCGGGTTCAAAAAATCGTTGCCGAGATCGCACCTCAAAACCGACGGATGCTTGAGATGTTTTCGCATCGCGGGTTCACGCTCAACCGATCCATTGCCGCAGATGTCGTGGTCGCTACGAAAAGGTTGTGA